One Oryza sativa Japonica Group chromosome 8, ASM3414082v1 DNA window includes the following coding sequences:
- the LOC4344741 gene encoding LOB domain-containing protein 1, whose product MAEPPPSPTTTTTQQACAACAHHGASSCPPNCPPPPPPADKPKRFWYARLMFGMERILGFSEAEKQGIRPNGSTVISMAAVVYLADARVEDPILGAYGRILKLQQQLDRLKAERARQHHPATSSPAPADDVALQPEPFHQPPAQPSTPPALAIPDEEEEEDNDDDEDEDEEEGQEDGEGHAPADDDVPCAKRRKHN is encoded by the coding sequence ATggcggagccgccgccgtcgccgacgacgacgacgacccaaCAGGCGTGCGCCGCGTGCGCACACCACGGGGCAAGCAGCTGCCCGCCGaactgccccccccccccccccccggccgaCAAGCCGAAGCGCTTCTGGTACGCGCGCCTCATGTTCGGCATGGAGAGGATCCTCGGCTTCTCGGAGGCGGAGAAGCAGGGGATCCGGCCCAACGGCTCCACCGTGATTAGCATGGCGGCCGTCGTCTACCTCGCCGACGCGAGGGTCGAGGACCCCATCCTTGGCGCCTACGGCCGGATTCTCAAGCTCCAGCAGCAGCTCGACCGCCTCAAGGCCGAGCGCGCTCGCCAACACCATCCGGCAACGTCAAGCCCAGCCCCAGCCGACGACGTCGCCCTCCAGCCCGAGCCCTTCCACCAGCCGCCGGCGcagccgtcgacgccgccggcgttAGCGATaccggacgaggaggaggaggaggacaacgacgacgacgaggacgaggacgaggaggagggtcAAGAGGACGGGGAGGGTCACGCGCCTGCAGATGATGATGTGCCTTGTGCCAAAAGGAGAAAGCATAATTAA
- the LOC4344742 gene encoding uncharacterized protein, with amino-acid sequence MMNSWEWYRSTAAAGTGAGALLEQRRASARSATVPFLPMRSREPAEPMEWTSCAKQRRDSENYAWSTPARAACHAPAAISDSIKEFLIRSLSFSSLRGMEPSVISRQCINSTRIRKIAAKTAEATSAVKKNCETIKTESINKLTEEALRIWKSGSYLHADEDGRSVYIGSLPRAGGDSRHGTMWAVEPPIDAAAPLPQYARLRAAYGRYLGTPDSYGSPLPFLPVDAAQRDRDRVEMDAIMWQPVACSGSDVVGGRDARGVVLLRDRYGRYLRGSNNLLAPRRSVPVKPYVVNEHMFRWEVVRVPLSEARPELPIAAQSGFVAACFPPLLRVIEFVGEDDLDNIGEGEIWTTVETRGRSVRLLKEKIAKLVGYEDFTMCVSAGRHGQFTPLLMDANFEGEDTLLWEVVRVPPSGDMPGLPIATQPGFFVRACFPQPLREIQFVDEADLDNTSEGEIWTTVEIRGRSVRLLREKIAELVGYDDFTMCVSAGRHGQFTPLLIDLPRSRETLNIVLLRTNSEANDQMIFPNPNALPSAEATDEDNATIE; translated from the exons ATGATGAATTCGTGGGAGTGGTACagatcgacggcggcggcggggacgggggCTGGGGCCCTGTTGGAGCAGCGGCGGgcgtcggcgaggtcggcgacggTGCCCTTCCTCCCGATGCGGTCGCGGGAGCCGGCGGAGCCGATGGAGTGGACGAGCTGCGCCAAGCAGAGGCGAGACTCCGAAAACTATGCTTGGAGTACACCGGCACGGGCAGCATGCCATGCGCCGGCTGCTATCTCCGACTCGATAAAGGAATTCCTCATAAGAAGTTTAAGCTTCTCCTCCTTAAGGGGAATGGAGCCAAGCGTCATTTCGAGACAGTGCATAAACTCGACAAGAATAAGAAAAATCGCTGCAAAAACTGCGGAAGCTACTTCCGCAGTAAAGAAGAATTGCGAGACCATAAAGACCGAATCCATCAATAAGCTCACCGAG GAGGCGCTGAGGATCTGGAAGAGCGGCTCGTACCTCCACGCCGACGAGGACGGGAGGTCCGTCTACATCGGCAGCCTcccccgcgccggcggcgactcgAGGCACGGAACGATGTGGGCCGTCGAGCCGCCGAtcgacgccgcggcgccgctgccgcagtacgcgcgcctccgcgccgcctacGGCCGCTACCTCGGGACCCCCGACTCCTACGGCTCCccgctccccttcctcccggtGGACGCCGCGCAGCGCGACCGCGACAGGGTGGAGATGGACGCCATCATGTGGCAGCCCGTCGCGTGCTCCGGCTCCGACGTGGTCGGCGGTCGCGATGCCCGCGGCGTCGTCCTCCTGCGCGACAGGTACGGGCGCTACCTCCGCGGCAGCAACAATCTCCTGGCTCCCCGCCGCAGCGTCCCTGTCAAGCCCTACGTCGTGAACGAGCATATGTTTCGGTGGGAGGTGGTGCGTGTCCCCCTGAGTGAAGCCAGGCCGGAGCTCCCGATCGCCGCTCAG TCCGGCTTCGTCGCGGCGTGCTTCCCACCGCTGCTGCGAGTGATCGAGTTCGTGGGCGAAGACGACCTCGACAACATCGGCGAGGGAGAAATCTGGACTACGGTTGAGACCAGAGGGAGGTCGGTGAGGCTCCTGAAAGAGAAGATCGCGAAGCTTGTGGGCTACGAAGACTTCACGATGTGCGTCAGCGCCGGCCGCCATGGGCAGTTCACCCCTCTGCTCATGGATGCCAACTTCGAGGGCGAAGATACGTTGCTGTGGGAGGTGGTGCGCGTCCCCCCGAGTGGAGACATGCCGGGGCTCCCGATCGCCACTCAG CCCGGGTTCTTCGTCAGGGCGTGCTTCCCCCAGCCGCTGCGGGAGATCCAGTTCGTGGACGAAGCCGACCTCGACAACACCAGCGAGGGAGAAATCTGGACTACGGTTGAGATCAGAGGGAGGTCGGTGAGGCTCCTGAGAGAGAAGATCGCGGAGCTTGTGGGCTACGACGACTTCACGATGTGCGTCAGCGCCGGCCGCCATGGGCAGTTCACCCCTCTGCTCATCGACCTGCCTCGCAGCCGGGAGACCCTGAACATCGTCCTCCTCAGGACCAACAGCGAAG CGAATGATCAGATGATATTCCCGAATCCGAATGCATTGCCGTCAGCAGAGGCCACAGATGAAGACAATGCCACGATTGAGTGA